The following is a genomic window from Sciurus carolinensis chromosome 3, mSciCar1.2, whole genome shotgun sequence.
CTGCCTTCTAACCTTCATGACATCACTTAAGCTACTTGTCGGCTGTGCTCTTAGCGTAAGAGTCTGAGGAACACTTCATGTGCAAATGAGCCTGGGGATGCTGTTGCCCTGGCCTTGCATCTTCTGGAAAGACTCCGTCACATCTGTGGACCAAGCAAGGATTAACAAAGTACTGTcacaaatgaattataaaaatacgGGGGAATTATTTAATGATACAGGAAAATAACACGTTCTGAAACAAGTTGGTTACAAGTAGTAGGCAGAGGATGACTTtacttgataaaatattaaaatgtatgaacATGCATACAAAACCTGGAATGTTACATATGAAAGTATCAACATTATAATTTCTGTCCAGTGATTAAATATTCTTCCCTTcgcttttgtatttttttaaacataattatttctgaaatgaacaaacaaatggCACTGAGGAATGAAAGTTACTAAATGGTAGGAGTTAGGAATCTAAGAAGCCAGTCAGAAGCCCAGCAGTCAAGGTCTGAAACACAAGAGATCCAGCCAGGGTGACAGTAGCCAAGCCTAGAGGCGGAacattgttctttccttttcctactgtAATGTTGTTTATCTAACCGTTTCTTCTCCACTTGATATTCTCTGCATAATTACATTTAATGAGACTATGAATATTAACTGGCGCAACAGCAGAAGGCTGCTAGCAACTTTGGTTTTGAATTGCTATAAAATGTAACTACTTTGTAGTTATGTACtacacaaaacactagaaatgaaGTGTTCCTATGACAAATATCCCAActtactaaattgctgattgCTATTTTTTCTGATCTCagttcattttcagttttcagtgCAAATGTATCTTTTCTTTCAAGGATCTGGAAGAGGTAATTTTTTCCTCACAAAGAAACTAACAATGTATGCTGGGTTATGTCTCATGACTTGGTTTTGAATCTATTGATAGTTGGCCTTATCTTCTAAGTTCTCTGCAGAGTTGGAAGGGCTTATTAAACTCCAAATCACCTTGCAATAAATTGAAATGAGgattacctttatttatttatttattttttaaaaaaggccttAGCTAAGTTACGAAATGAAAGAACAGAATATTACATTTCTACTGCTGTGAGGTTCACAATCTcaattttctccctctctccacaaTGAGAAGATTGCTTAGGGGCACTTCATTCAAGTAATAATGGCAAATAACAACTGGAGAAAGgctcatcattttaaaattgggaataTATAAAAGCAATGTTTTTACCTAAAGTGTTTCTTAGGTATCTGCTGAACATGGTCAACATTTTCAGAAGGGGTTCCAAAATATGGTTAAAGttcaagaaacaaaactaaaaaataaacccaaactaCTTTCCATATCACTACCACTGGATCAGCATACTAAAGTTCCTTTCTATAGCAACCAAGCATAGCAATCCATACAATAAAAATCTTCACATACCAAAAAGTACaagaattatattaaaacaattatataattatttttgtgtggtacttaaaattaaaatacaattttatcacaGTAGAGCTCAAAAAGAATCTAAGGCTACAAAAATTCCTttgttagagaaagaaaaaaactttcagaACAAAGTTACTCAAGATGAAAGGAAACTATCTTAGTGAGAGAACTGCCGGCTGTCCGTTGATTTCTTGCTAATATTTTTGAAGATTCTGGACTTCTCAACTTTCTTGGTTTTCTGATAGCCAAATCCACCGCCGCCACCTCTCTTTTTACGCTTGCCCTCACTGCTGTTCACATCTACAAGTGAAATGTTAAGGAACTCAAGCAACAAAGGTGATGAATCGCAATCTAACATCTACAGAGAGAAAAACCAGTGTGCACAGCATTGTCCCTATACTCTTCTTCCCCCGCAATGAAAACGTGGACATGGAATTGTGGGACAAATCTGCTGAAGACTAGGAGTGGAAAAGTACCTGTGgaggtataatttttaaaacagaatgtaACAGTCTTGTAAATGACTTCACACAATGAAATTCAAGACAAGTAACAAGGAGCTACCAGGacaaaaagaacacattaaaaagtaTACCCTGTATCACAACAACTGACTTTCACTTCTGTTCAAAGCTGATACAGGAATGTGTAGCCAGGTGAAGGAGCTATTTTCCCTGTCCCGATTCAGTGTGTACTCATTACGGCAGACATTTACTCAATGTCTACAATGGGGACAGCGACCCAACAAGGTTTTCTAGTCCCTCAGGAACTACTGCCTTAACAGTAAAGAACAAGCCTTGCCTCAGCTGGTTCAGTTTCTCTGCTGAAAATATGATGACAAAACACATATTATAATATGCAGCAAAATCAATTGGAAGTATTATTCCCTTTGTCTTTTACcctgaacactttttttttttttcttttacaaacttACCTTGTTCTTGTTTAAGACCCTTGAAAGACTCTAAGAGGCTTAAAACTCTGACCTGGGCAACCACCTGATGTCTGCTCTTCTACCTCTGTGCTTCTGGAATGCACAACTACTTCTGCCTTTCACTGTCACTCaaattcctttgtctttttgaAGTTTAAGTCCCAAGTTGTCTTGTTCCTGTGACCCCATTCTAACGGTTAACCCCTGTTCACTCCCTTTCTCTAGCACAGACAAGTAGACAATGACCAGGACAAACACCCAAGTCTCTGGTCAGTTGCCAGAGTACACATGGAGCCCAATGTCCCTTAGTTCCAGGATGACTTAAAAAAAAGGATACTCAGATCAACAAAAGGAGGCACCTTGAAACCAAATGACAGGGCAACCTGAGGCAAATTTAAGTTATTAACATCAAAGATCTGTTTCAGAGAATGAGAATCATATGCTCGTATGTAGGACTTGTATGCTTCCTGAGCTGACTTATGAAGAAAGTAGTTCTTTTCAATCAATTTTTCAAGCTGAAATAGAAAGAAACATTggctttaataaaataaaaaagcaaatctcAACTCTTAGAACAAAGTCATCCTacaaaagacaattttttaatatatttgctcTAGGCTTTGGATTACTTGTAAAATCATACTGTGGGAAGAACATGCTGAAGTTCTCATAGCTATGGACTGAGAGGAGCAAGAGCATCGCAGTGGGGAACTGGACAGCAGGCAACCTCAACAACTGCATGCCCAGGCCCCCATCTTACACAGGGCAGTCTCAGAGCACGGGGACAACACAATAAAGGTTACCATTTACTCAGAAATACAAGAGGGGAGAGGAAGCATACCTGAGACTGAATGTCAGAAATTTTGGACCAGGAAAAGTCAAATTCATTTAATGGAACctagaaaacaacagaaatataaagaTTATTAAACCAGAATGATCAATACTTACATTTTTGGATGAATGAAGAAAGTGTAAAGTGTTCCAAAAACAGTGAGGGAAGTGACAGAATCAGGCAGCCATAGTTTCAATGTAGCTAATAAGTAATAAAGACAGAGAAGGATGCCCTGTGGAATTCCCTCAGAACAGAGAGCAAACCTTGGTTTCTCTAGTCTCTCCATGTCAATGGAAAGCTCCACATTTGCTCTGCTGAGTTCCCATGAACCATGCTAGGGGCccttcacttcttttttcctaaaagattAAGGTGAGGAACTGAACAGGATAATGAGCTTAATGAAGCACTTTTCTCTAGGGATCTCTATCATCCTGATTATTTGAAGCAGTctgaaatttttagttaaaaGGACCATCAGCCCTTTCCCTCCATGTAAGGAGAGGGGCTCTAATATCATCCTGCTCTGTGACCCTGTGACACCAGTCATCACAATGACCACATACTTCCACAAGAGGAATCTGTTGtcagttataaaatgaaaaagcacaAGACCTATGCTAGGTACAGCGGGGGGTGGGGAATTGGTGCCCAAGTACTAGACTCTGCTTTCAGAAAACTTGCTTTTCAGTACTGTGGAAGAGACAGATAAATGAGTTCTTGTGCTGTGGGAACACACAGGGCAGGAAACCAGACAGCTTCTCAAAAGAGACAGCAATAGCTGAAACCACAGCATTCTAGAAAATTAGTAAAAGAGTTTCTAGAGAAAGTGTACAAAGGTTACAGGGCAATTACATGAAACTACACCAAGTTTCAGGAAGAGGAACACTACCAGGCAAGACTGTGCTAGGCAGACAAAGAGGCAAGTGTCATAGAAGAGAAGACCTGACATGTATCCACAGGTCTAAAAACAAGCCACTTATGGTTTTGATGGTTTTTGTTCTGGTAGGATGGAATGAAGCTAGATCTGGTTGGTTGGGATGGAGTGGGAGGTAAGgaggaaaaatagaaactataTTCCCCAAAAGGCAGACGGAGGAAAGGCTGCAGGCGGTAGTCACCCTGAAAGCAGTTTAAGAGAATGGGTTGAGGGTTGAGGTTATATTTTATAGTGACAGATTTCAGATAGTAAAGTGCTAACTATAAGGGAGACTGAAGACCAGCAGATGAGAACAAGGAACACAaagcaggaggcagcagaggcaggCATGAATGAGGATCTCTACTGCTTCACATGAGGCAAAAAGGAAAGATACCAGGATGCAGGGGTATAGAGAAGACTgtaggagggaggcaggagaaagaTGATTAGGTGTGAGGGAAACTACAATGGTGGAAGAGTTTTAAACAGGACTTCAGGGAATGGTCAGAGGAGAAACAGACGTAAGAGGCACTGTTGAGCAACACAGCTAGAGGGCTGATCCATGCGGTAGATCCTTCCATCTACACTTCCTGGGTTGGAAGTatgtaaaattgtatttttttaaccttttgaaCAATTGCAGTAACAGGATTGCTCTGACTTAAAATTTCTGTGATACATTTAGAGGTATCATGTACTTGCTTACAATCCCCACCAAGAGGACTCGGTTCCCAACCTAAAATCCATTCCGCActccataaaatttatttttcctaagcaAAGATCTTTACCTTGGATTGTTTCAAGTAACGAAGGAAACCCAATTCTTCTGGGCGCAAAATGAGCAAGGCATGCCCTCTTCCATTTAGACCTCTGGCTGTTCTACCCACACGATGAATATATTCCTTgggtagagaaagaaaaactttgttATGGCACTGACTTCCACACGTGACTGTTAGCCATGTGGCTGCATTCTGAGTATGTGACTTCCTTTAGATATCTGTTGCTCTTATCACCCCAAGTATCTAACATTTCTAATTTAAGACCATGAATGCCTTTCAAATTCTCATTGGGATTCACAAAGCCCTAACCATTTAACACTAGAGAAGTACTGTGGTGTCAGGACAGTAGGGCTAAACCTCATATGAAATGAGGTGCTTCTTGGGAACGTGTAGAGTAAGCGCACTGCTTCTCATAAAGTCATTCTGAAGACACCCTGAGAATGTAGTTACCTTAGGGTCATCTGGAGGGTCATACTGAACAATCCAGTCAACTTCAGGAATATCCAACCCTCTTGCTGCCACATCTGTAcacaataatatccctgaatCTGCATTGCAGAACTGGAAGAATGTGGTGGTACGCTTATTTTGCTTCTGCCTTCCctagaatcaaataaaaaacattcaTTAGAGCTGGAATTCTGAGTTGCTGCTGGGAAGTCTAGATGCAACAACCCTGACCTGGAGGTGCCATTCTACTTTATTTCAAGCTCAATCTCTGGATTGTGTTTTCCTTCTCCAATAGGAGGGGAATGGTGTCCGTTACTTCTTTGTAAACCATGCCCTTCCACACCAGCAGACTTCCCTCCATACAGGATCAATCAGCTAAGAGTAACTGAACTATTTATGTTTCAAGGAAAGAGCAATACCTCCATTCCTATgagttatagaaaaaaaagagtataacctgttttttgtttttgtttttttcctttatagcgctggagatggaacccaggaacacccacatgctaggcaagtgctctacaactgagttacatccccagcaactttaaatcaatttttaataagCTCATCAGTCACTTACATGAATGGCCAAGACAGGTAAATCGATGTAGTTCAGCAACTCGTAGTGGTATTTTACAGACTTACAAGATGAAAAGAAGACCATGAGTTTCTTCTTTCGATTCTTCTTAAGGAAGGTAAAGAGCAGAAGAAATCTCTTTTCAGAGGGACAAACAACATATCCCTACAAGTGGTTCAGATAAAGATACAAATTAACCAAGTGAACTTTTAGCATCATGAGCCAATACTGATTGTTAGCACTGAGAAAAAGCACATAAACTGCACAGCCTTTCTGACAgcactttaaaacaaaatcaactaAAAGTTTTCACGCTTCATCCAATTACAAGGAATATTCTACTTATCAAAAATCTCAACCTTAAATTCCTGTTTTCATCAAGTGTTTGCATGTCACCTTTTATAGTTATACATCTCAAAGTCCGTATTTCCTTCACCTAGCTCACCTTGTATCCTATGGAGAttattaaaaacctttaaaaaaacaacaaaaaaactgcatttaaaatgGATGGTGATTAAAAATGTTTGCCATGTGACAAGAAGTTATCAACAACTAGAGAGAAAACTAATTTACTGAGACTTCATGGTATTTTATACCAGGAGGGTCAGATACCAAATTTCACTATATTTgaattaaaagttcattaaccCATTTGGTTTCTGGATGATTTCTAATACAAGGAAATACCAAATAAGATACTTGAAGTTtcaggttatttatttaaaaagtacctGCTCAAGACCATCCACTGTTGCATTAGCTTTATCATCATCAACACCAACATACAATGgttcttttttcaaagaaatccTTGCCAGGTCTTCAACTTTCCGAGTTTGTGTGGCAGAAAAGAGCATGGTCTGTCTGCGTGCTGAAACAGACACACGTAAAATAACTCAAATCTTCCAGGGCATCTCTGTAATTGCTTCATAATTACAAAGACTTAAAGTGGAAATATCAGTAATAGGAGATGTGCTGTCACTTATGACTTCTACTGATACTACAAAGGGTAAGAGGACATACTGCAAACTTTAGTCTGTAAATTTGATAGCTAAGACGAAATGGACAAATTCTTTGAAAGACAAGTTATTCCAGCTCACTTAAGAAGAAAAGCTGAACTGTTGATAGATAGTAAAAACCCTCACCAGTCATTACTTTACTTGTAATATCCCAAAATTGTAAATAGAAACAtttatcaacaggtgaatggataaactggtATATTCACGTAATGGAATGCTACTGAGGAAGAAAAAGTCAAACTGattcatataatagcatataagAATCTCAACAGAATTTTCTGGGTGCAAGAAACCAGATCCCAAAGAGTACACagtgcatgattccacttatactTCTTAGAAAATGCAAGCTGAtttagtgacagaaagcagattaacAGTCACCAGGGGGAGAAGTTACATGtgtgaggagggaaggagggagggactgCAAGGGGTATAAGGAAACCTGAGAGTGAAAGACatgttcattatcttgattgCAGTGATAGTTTCCAAGAATAAACATGTCAGAGTATAAAACACTGTGGATTTTAAGTACGGACTGTTTATTAAGCCAAGTGTATATTTTGATAATCCTTTACATGATTTATTAACACACGGTCTTATTTGATATAACCAGTTTACATATGATATTGCAAGACTACAACCAAGGCAAGTACATGTCGGATATTAATACAGAAGGTAACAAGACTATGGCTACCTGGAAGACATTAGATAAGGTAAGAATAAATAAGATGGCAGGGGGAAGGCATGAGACTTATGTTAACACTGTTTCACTTGCCTTATAACTTCTGAAACAGCAAAAACTATTATATGAATTGGTATTAAGTTTGATGCATGTATTCCAAATTATCTCTAAGAATGACTGGCACAAGTAGGTCATATAGCCACAGTAAAATTCTGGTATTAATATCATAATATTCCTATGGGAACAACCATCTCTGACTTCTACTATGAAAGCCACATGTAGATGCAATCTACTTACTTGGCAGAAGTTtaataatttgctttaattctTCTTCAAACCCAACATCTAAGATACGATCAGCCTCATCGATAACCAGACATTGTAGGTTTTTATACATAAAACCTGGGGTATtctaacaaaaaggaaaagaaaaactgtcagTTGTCAAACGTTTGTCAAATGTTAATAAGAGGCACTATATAATAATGCTCTACCTGCATATGGTCCAGGAGCCGGCCTGGTGTTGCCACAATGATGTTGATACCATTAGCAAGTTTCTGTGCTTCAGCAGATCTGTTACTGCCACCCATGATCAACCCATATGTGTGAACGTGGTGAGTCATCAGCTCCTTAAGAACACCGAAAGTCTGCATGGCCAACTCTCTAGTAGGTGAGAGAATAAGGGCTCCTGTtcctgaaaagcaaaaaaaagtaaGACAGTAAAAGTCACCACAGGTGTCTAAAACCCACAGCAAACTTGCAGTGCTATAATGGCAGAAACTGATCAAAAGCTTACCATTCCTGGGCATGAACTTTAACTTAACAATGAGTTCAATCACAGGGATGAGAAATGCGAGGGTTTTACCACTTCCCGTTTTTGCAGCTGCTAAAAGATCCCTAAAtgttaaaaagagaaagacaacATTCAAtttactcattaaaaaaatatttattgtctacCCACCACATACTAAGCACACATTTTAGGTACTAAGCTAAACCATGCAGACAGACCCGGTTCCTGCCTTCCCCACTGATGAATCAACCATCTTGGTTACATGCTTACCTCTATAAGAACTATgttatagaaaagaaatgaacagtattcttcaaatattaacaaataatgcTTTCAATACAGGCTAGATATATCAAAATCAACAGAACATACTCATATTCTTTACAATCTCACAGTCCTAAAAATAGACACTTATGTCCAAGCATCAATGTTATCATACCTGCCTTCCAGAAGTGGCCTAATACTTTTATGTTGAATTTCAGTCATGTTCGTGAAGCCCATTTCTTTTATTGCCTTCAGAGTGTTTTCATTGACAAGATTAGTTAGAGAAGCAAATGAAGTATCCTCAAAAGCTCCTAAGCAGAAGACAATTTATCATTAGCAAACTTACTTCTTTAAAAGTTAAGACTGCCATTTATAATTGCCTATAGTTTTATTTAGAAGATCTCtttatagtaaaaaatatattaggCTCCAATCGTTCTATGTgataatacaaaggaaaaaaccctatatatatttttaagactcTCCATTGATGAAGGCTATGTGATTTAAAGTCTAGTTCCACACTGTAGtaagaggcagagaggaggaatAATCAAGGtaccttatataaaatgaaaatgccaaggtgggggaggggagagtccAGAAGAAGTCtgatataaaaagtgaaaatattaagcATTAATAAACATTATGTCTGAGTCCACCAAAAAAGCAGTCAACCAAAAAGACAACTGAGAAGAGTCAGATGCAGATACAATGTTAGAATGATCCCACATATCAAGTGGTGTGGTGGTTCTCAGCAGGGATGGCATCAGATACATGTTGGGGAGCTCCCCACACTGCCATGAGCAAGTATAAATCTGGGAGTCTCAGTCTTGGCACTACTGATGCTCCCCAACTTATGACAGATGACTCAACTtacaatttttcaactttacaacaGCGTGAAAGCACACGTATACGACCATTCTGGTTTTCACTCAGTATGATATTTCCataaattacaagaaaaaattacaaaacagggTTTATAAGAGTTCAGAGCATGTTTAATGAAGACTAAGTGATAATGttaagtatattaaatgcatttttgattcatattttcaaCTTAGAGTAAGTTATTGGGATACAGTCCCATCTAAGAAACATCTGAAGTGACATCGTGAAGAGTCCTGGGCAAGTTTATGTAGTCTAAGTAACGATGTGaagtgtattaaatgcattttttttgcAGGGTACTGGGTACTGAACTCACGGGCACTcgaccactcagccacatccccagccc
Proteins encoded in this region:
- the Ddx18 gene encoding ATP-dependent RNA helicase DDX18; the protein is MSHLPMKLLRKKIEKRNLKLRQRNLKLQRASDVSLSETQNGDVPEETLKVRKVKKSLKRSVTVGFPEVQNGDMSEEKVENMKVKKSLKHSVNVGLSEAQNGDKSEEIVENVKVKKSPQKSTILTNGEATTQSPNSETKKKKKKKKRKMVNDAGPDAKKVKVEEGTEAHEETENSVEKPVDEEEDSEIPSLPLGLTGAFEDTSFASLTNLVNENTLKAIKEMGFTNMTEIQHKSIRPLLEGRDLLAAAKTGSGKTLAFLIPVIELIVKLKFMPRNGTGALILSPTRELAMQTFGVLKELMTHHVHTYGLIMGGSNRSAEAQKLANGINIIVATPGRLLDHMQNTPGFMYKNLQCLVIDEADRILDVGFEEELKQIIKLLPTRRQTMLFSATQTRKVEDLARISLKKEPLYVGVDDDKANATVDGLEQGYVVCPSEKRFLLLFTFLKKNRKKKLMVFFSSCKSVKYHYELLNYIDLPVLAIHGRQKQNKRTTTFFQFCNADSGILLCTDVAARGLDIPEVDWIVQYDPPDDPKEYIHRVGRTARGLNGRGHALLILRPEELGFLRYLKQSKVPLNEFDFSWSKISDIQSQLEKLIEKNYFLHKSAQEAYKSYIRAYDSHSLKQIFDVNNLNLPQVALSFGFKVPPFVDLNVNSSEGKRKKRGGGGGFGYQKTKKVEKSRIFKNISKKSTDSRQFSH